From a single Nostoc edaphicum CCNP1411 genomic region:
- a CDS encoding COX15/CtaA family protein: MSEFVLQQQNEAALGQQKPKEMIRRLVWKMCIATLILMAIGSATRVMNAGLACPDWPLCYGELVPAKQMNLQVFLEWFHRLDAALIGLSAIALFGLSWWRRRFLPSWLPWASTFALFLIVFQGILGGLTVTELLRFDIVTAHLGTALLFFTTLLIIGTALTPYQGNGTVGKLPWVALTAAVLVYLQSILGALVGSRWALHQCLGGSQLCTVMYSHIAGLVPPTVATLAMVFICWRTPALHPALRRLANMAGGLLTLQILLGFATFKLHLQVEPLTVSHQAIGATLLGTLVAFTVLSLRDSVSAESRVLLAVAGRLARAE; encoded by the coding sequence ATGAGCGAATTTGTCCTACAACAACAAAATGAAGCGGCTCTTGGGCAGCAAAAGCCCAAGGAAATGATTCGGCGCTTGGTGTGGAAAATGTGCATAGCCACCTTAATTTTGATGGCCATAGGCAGTGCCACCCGCGTCATGAATGCTGGGCTTGCTTGCCCAGACTGGCCCTTATGCTATGGCGAACTCGTGCCAGCCAAGCAAATGAATCTCCAAGTATTTTTGGAGTGGTTTCACAGATTGGATGCGGCTTTAATTGGTTTAAGCGCGATCGCACTTTTTGGTTTGTCCTGGTGGCGTCGTCGCTTCTTACCCTCTTGGCTGCCTTGGGCATCCACATTCGCCCTGTTTCTAATCGTCTTCCAAGGTATCTTAGGGGGACTCACCGTTACCGAATTGTTGCGGTTTGATATCGTTACCGCTCATTTAGGAACGGCGCTGTTGTTTTTTACCACCCTGCTGATTATCGGCACAGCACTCACACCCTATCAGGGAAATGGAACCGTTGGTAAGTTGCCTTGGGTTGCTTTAACTGCCGCTGTTCTGGTTTACCTGCAAAGTATTCTAGGTGCTTTGGTAGGCTCTCGCTGGGCGTTACACCAATGCCTCGGCGGTTCTCAACTTTGTACTGTAATGTACAGTCATATTGCTGGTTTGGTGCCGCCAACAGTGGCAACCTTGGCAATGGTATTTATCTGTTGGCGGACACCAGCACTACATCCAGCCTTACGGCGACTGGCAAATATGGCTGGTGGGTTGTTGACCTTACAAATATTGTTGGGATTCGCCACCTTCAAATTACATCTCCAAGTCGAGCCTCTCACCGTCTCTCACCAAGCTATAGGAGCTACTTTGCTAGGTACTTTGGTGGCTTTCACAGTTTTATCACTACGCGACTCGGTGAGTGCCGAGTCACGAGTGCTGTTAGCGGTAGCGGGGCGTTTAGCCCGTGCTGAGTAG